The following proteins are co-located in the Carassius carassius chromosome 39, fCarCar2.1, whole genome shotgun sequence genome:
- the LOC132121577 gene encoding von Willebrand factor A domain-containing protein 2-like, giving the protein MSSSSRLHLLLMFLFGQVWSISSVQEMQTDLETIMKINAAGERMQCSTAMDILFVMDSSYSVGKGGFEWSRHYVLKLCEALDVSTEKVRVGVILFGSTPKLEISLDSYKSKEELKKKMKKIQYRGGSTQTGLALKFVLRKGFSGGRNSTVPRIVILLSDGKSQGAVHLAASELKVSGVTLFAVGIHYPRWEELRKLASSPSDSHIFFAEHFSDAVNGLFTTLTTSSICTAIPTGCKVESYPCVQKTLEMVKELQGNFMCWKGSKGYSPYTSLCPQYRYNKVYRQHPVVCHRTICPEPCDSQPCQNGGTCLSEGLEKYHCECPAGYSSDPNCAPVLSFDCSVDVLFLIEGSSALTLEGFLHFKSFLKRFMQAVLSSDTPVKMGLAQYGSDVKIEAKIGEHRDPAKLVQAVEGLEYRGGQAKAGNALRYITRNGFQSTPVFADIQDDLPRVVVLLTGTPSVDPVVEPAKYARDREIFIIGVAPEEMRAEINNITGNPQRTIKYQSPDRLSAKIPELRTKICSVDNQGCLGQALDLVFVLDASSGVGKDNFVHLQDFVRSNSVQFDINRDVAQMGLVVYGRRPVTVFDLDKHDSGSAVLKAVGDAAFLGGNASTGSALLHVLSQSLTVGKGARPGVNKAVVVLTDGTGVEDAAVPAQKIRDSGVSVFVIGIGNIHQEVLFRMAGSEDHMISVPSYDDLKYSEDVLVQMVCSDVKKPVNLCSPNPCMNNGICVLLKGSYRCDCHGWKGPHCETRSREKPSRGDLPKLAGLKRRQNNSKKELLQRYREHRRRHVSKTQHR; this is encoded by the exons tttggtccATTTCCTCGGTGCAGGAAATGCAAACGGATCTTGAAACCATTATGAAGATAAACGCTGCTGGAGAAA GGATGCAGTGCTCCACAGCAATGGATATTCTCTTTGTGATGGATAGCTCTTACAGCGTTGGGAAAGGAGGATTTGAATGGTCCCGTCATTATGTGTTGAAGCTGTGTGAAGCTCTCGATGTCAGCACAGAGAAG GTGAGAGTTGGTGTTATTCTATTTGGTTCCACGCCCAAACTGGAAATCAGTCTAGATTCCTACAAGAGCAAAGAGGAGCTGAAGAAAAAGATGAAGAAGATCCAGTATAG aggtgGAAGCACACAGACAGGTCTGGCTCTGAAGTTTGTTTTGAGGAAGGGGTTTTCCGGCGGACGCAATTCCACAGTGCCACGCATCGTCATCCTCTTATCTGACGGAAAGTCCCAGGGGGCAGTGCATCTGGCTGCCTCGGAGCTCAAGGTGTCTGGAGTGACTCTGTTTGCCGTGGGGATCCATTACCCTAg ATGGGAAGAGCTCCGTAAATTAGCGAGCAGCCCCTCAGACTCTCACATATTCTTCGCGGAGCACTTCAGTGACGCTGTAAACGGGTTATTCACTACCCTCACCACCTCATCCATCTGTACTGCCATTCCTACAG GGTGTAAAGTGGAGTCTTACCCGTGTGTTCAGAAAACCCTGGAGATGGTCAAAGAGCTTCAGGGAAACTTCATGTGCTGGAAGGGGTCCAAGGGATACTCCCCGTACACATCCCTCTGCCCTCAATACAG GTATAACAAAGTTTACAGGCAACACCCTGTTGTCTGTCACAGGACTATATGTCCAG AACCCTGTGATTCTCAGCCCTGTCAGAACGGGGGGACGTGTTTATCTGAGGGACTGGAGAAATACCACTGCGAGTGTCCCGCGGGGTACAGCAGTGACCCCAATTGTG CTCCTGTTCTAAGTTTCGACTGCTCTGTGGATGTGCTCTTCCTGATCGAGGGCTCCTCTGCACTTACTCTGGAGGGCTTCTTGCACTTCAAGTCCTTCCTGAAGCGTTTCATGCAGGCTGTATTGAGCTCTGACACCCCTGTGAAGATGGGGTTGGCCCAGTATGGAAGCGATGTGAAGATCGAGGCCAAAATTGGGGAGCACAGAGACCCGGCGAAGCTGGTCCAGGCTGTTGAGGGCTTGGAGTATCGGGGTGGGCAGGCCAAGGCCGGAAACGCCCTTCGCTACATCACACGCAACGGCTTCCAGAGCACACCTGTGTTCGCTGACATTCAGGATGACCTGCCGCGAGTGGTAGTGCTGCTCACAGGAACGCCGTCAGTGGACCCTGTGGTGGAGCCAGCGAAGTACGCACGGGACAGAGAGATCTTCATTATCGGTGTAGCACCAGAAGAGATGAGGGCTGAAATAAACAACATCACGGGGAACCCCCAGCGCACCATCAAATACCAGTCACCCGACAGATTGAGTGCAAAGATCCCTGAACTAAGAACCAAAATTTGCAGTGTCGACAACCAGG GCTGTCTGGGTCAAGCTTTGGACCTTGTTTTTGTATTGGATGCCTCCAGTGGTGTAGGAAAGGACAATTTCGTCCACCTTCAAGACTTTGTTCGGAGCAACTCAGTACAGTTCGACATCAATCGAGATGTGGCTCAGATGGGACTGGTGGTTTATGGGAGGCGTCCCGTCACGGTCTTTGACCTGGATAAGCATGACTCGGGCTCTGCTGTGCTGAAGGCAGTGGGAGATGCTGCTTTTCTTGGTGGGAATGCCTCTACAGGTTCAGCCCTGCTCCATGTTCTCTCCCAAAGCCTGACGGTCGGGAAAGGAGCACGGCCTGGAGTCAACAAGGCCGTGGTGGTACTGACTGATGGGACGGGTGTAGAAGATGCAGCAGTGCCCGCCCAGAAGATCCGGGATAGTGGAGTGTCAGTGTTTGTGATCGGCATTGGGAACATACATCAGGAGGTCCTCTTCCGCATGGCCGGCTCCGAGGATCACATGATCTCTGTACCTTCATATGATGACCTGAAATACTCTGAGGATGTGCTGGTACAGATGGTGTGTTCAG ACGTGAAAAAACCTGTTAACCTGTGCAGTCCAAACCCCTGTATGAATAATGGCATCTGTGTGCTGCTGAAAGGCAGCTACCGCTGTGATTGCCATGGTTGGAAGGGTCCACACTGCGAAACAC GAAGCAGAGAGAAGCCATCCAGAGGAGATCTTCCTAAACTTGCAGGCCTGAAGCGGCGTCAGAACAACAGTAAAAAAGAGCTGCTGCAGCGCTATAGGGAGCACCGCAGGAGACACGTGTCCAAGACACAGCACAGAtaa